The proteins below are encoded in one region of Papio anubis isolate 15944 chromosome 19, Panubis1.0, whole genome shotgun sequence:
- the PSMG2 gene encoding proteasome assembly chaperone 2 isoform X2, translating into MDLIISTLNMSKIGYFYTDCLVPMVGNNPYATAEGNSTELSINAEVYSLPSRKLVALQLRSIFIKYKSKPFCEKLLSWVKSSGCARVIVLSSSHSYQRNDLQLRSTPFRYLLTPSIQRSVQNKIKSLNWQEMEKSRCIPEIDDSEFCIRIPGGGITKTLYDESCSKEIQMAVLLKFVSEGDNIPDALGLAEYLNEWLQIIKPLSDDPTASTSRWKIPSSWRLLFGSGLPPALF; encoded by the exons ATGGATCTGATTATTTCTACACTGAATATGTCTAAGATTGGTTACTTCTATACCGATTGTCTTGTGCCTATGGTTGGAAACAATCCATATGCGACTGCGGAAGGAAATTCAACAGAACTTAGTATAAATGCTGAAG taTATTCATTGCCTTCAAGAAAGCTGGTGGCTCTTCAGTTAAGATCCATTTTTATTAAG TATAAATCAAAGCCATTCTGTGAAAAACTGCTTTCCTGGGTGAAAAGCAGCGGCTGTGCCAGAGTCATTGTTCTTTCGAGCAGCCATTCATATCAGCGCAATGACCTGCAGCTTCGCAG TACTCCCTTCCGGTACCTACTCACACCTTCCATACAAAGAAgtgttcaaaataaaataaagagcctTAACTggcaagaaatggaaaaaagccGGTGCATTCCTGAAATAGATGATTCCGAGTTTTGTATCCGCATTCCGGGGGGAGGCATCACAAAAACACTCTATGATGAAAG ctGTTCTAAAGAAATCCAAATGGCAGTTCTGCTGAAGTTTGTTTCAGAAGGGGACAACATCCCAGATGCATTAGGTCTCGCTGAGTACCTTAATGAGTGGCTTCAGATAATCAAACCACTT AGCGATGACCCCACAGCATCTACCTCACGGTGGAAAATACCAAGTTCTTGGAGATTACTGTTTGGCAGTGGTCTTCCCCCGGCACTTTTTTGA
- the PSMG2 gene encoding proteasome assembly chaperone 2 isoform X1, whose translation MFVPCGESAPDLAGFTLLMPAVSVGNVGQLAMDLIISTLNMSKIGYFYTDCLVPMVGNNPYATAEGNSTELSINAEVYSLPSRKLVALQLRSIFIKYKSKPFCEKLLSWVKSSGCARVIVLSSSHSYQRNDLQLRSTPFRYLLTPSIQRSVQNKIKSLNWQEMEKSRCIPEIDDSEFCIRIPGGGITKTLYDESCSKEIQMAVLLKFVSEGDNIPDALGLAEYLNEWLQIIKPLSDDPTASTSRWKIPSSWRLLFGSGLPPALF comes from the exons ATGTTCGTTCCCTGCGGGGAGTCGGCCCCCGACCTTGCCGGCTTCACCCTCCTCATG ccaGCAGTATCTGTTGGAAATGTTGGCCAGCTTGCAATGGATCTGATTATTTCTACACTGAATATGTCTAAGATTGGTTACTTCTATACCGATTGTCTTGTGCCTATGGTTGGAAACAATCCATATGCGACTGCGGAAGGAAATTCAACAGAACTTAGTATAAATGCTGAAG taTATTCATTGCCTTCAAGAAAGCTGGTGGCTCTTCAGTTAAGATCCATTTTTATTAAG TATAAATCAAAGCCATTCTGTGAAAAACTGCTTTCCTGGGTGAAAAGCAGCGGCTGTGCCAGAGTCATTGTTCTTTCGAGCAGCCATTCATATCAGCGCAATGACCTGCAGCTTCGCAG TACTCCCTTCCGGTACCTACTCACACCTTCCATACAAAGAAgtgttcaaaataaaataaagagcctTAACTggcaagaaatggaaaaaagccGGTGCATTCCTGAAATAGATGATTCCGAGTTTTGTATCCGCATTCCGGGGGGAGGCATCACAAAAACACTCTATGATGAAAG ctGTTCTAAAGAAATCCAAATGGCAGTTCTGCTGAAGTTTGTTTCAGAAGGGGACAACATCCCAGATGCATTAGGTCTCGCTGAGTACCTTAATGAGTGGCTTCAGATAATCAAACCACTT AGCGATGACCCCACAGCATCTACCTCACGGTGGAAAATACCAAGTTCTTGGAGATTACTGTTTGGCAGTGGTCTTCCCCCGGCACTTTTTTGA